The sequence AATTCACCGGGAGGATCAAACTCCTTTTTGCCGTCTCGGATCCCATGGCTAGTCCCACCTGAGCTTTACGTCGTCCGACGAGTCCGCTCCCATGAACTCGTCCCATTCTTCATCCTCGCGCTCCTTCTCCCTGCGTGCTTTCCAAACCTCGTTATAGTTCGAACCTCCGGCGAGCAGGGCGCGGCGGTGCGCGGATCCGTGGCTCATGCCCTCGGCGATCGCCTGCTTGTAAGCCTCATCATAAGACCGCTCGTAGGGTGAGCCATCGACCATATCTTTCAGGTAGATATTGCAGGCGCCCAGGCCGATAAGAGAAAGGGCCACACTGGTAGATCTGAGGACTTTCACTGTCTGCTACCCTATCGGAAGCAGCGGATACGGGTAGGACCATCTTTGTTCACTGACTGCAAGGAATTTGCTTTCGCGGGTGGCTCCCGAAGCAGCGGCCGGGCCGAACCTGAGGGCGATGGAAAGGGGGGTGTCCGAAGAGAATCTGGTGTGTTTCGGCCGGGGGGGCTGGATAGGCCCTTTTCAGACCCGCCCGATTGGATCCGCCCCTTGATTCGGGGCACTAATCTGATGGGGGTGTGACCGATGGGAAGAATTCCGCCACCTCAGCCGCCGCAGGGATGATGGACATGAATGCTTTACCGCGGGCCAGGGTGTGTGGAAAGTCCCGCCATGGACATGCGCGAATATGAGATCAGGGGTGCGAAGTACGTGGCGAGGACGCCGCGTGAGGAGGATTTTGCGGCGATGATAGCCCTGCACGAGCGCTGCTTCCCGGGCATGATGGAGGAGGACGAGGCATGGCGCGAGGACCAGCTCCGCTCGCAGCTCCAGGTTTTCGCGGACGGGCAGGTGGTGATGGAGAGGGATGGGGAAATCATCGCGGCTTCCGCCAGCCTGATCGTGACCCTCGGGCTCGATCCGCTGCGCCGCCACACCTACTACGGGATCACCGACGACGGCTATTTCTTCAACCACGACCCGCAGGGCGACACCCTCTACGGGGCCGAGATCTATGTGGATCCCTCGGAGCGCGGGCAGGGGATAGGTGCGGTCATGTATGCGATACGCAGGGAGCTTTGCAAGCGGCTGAACCTGCGCCGCATCCTCGCGGGCGGCAGGCTCTCGAACTACGAGAATTTCAGCGACCGCTACACGCCGGAGGAATATGTGTATGCGGTGCAGGACGGGCTTGCGAAGGATCCGGTGCTGGGCTTCCAGCTCAAGGAGGGCTTCGTGGTGCGCGATGTGATGCCCAATTACATCCGCGATCCGAAGAGCCGGAATTATGCCTCGCTCATCGAGTGGCTCAACCCGGACTACCAGCGCAGCGAGGGCGAGGACAGGAAGGTGCGCGTCGCCTGCGTGCAATACCAGATGCGCAGGATCTCGGATTTCGATGAGTTCGCGGCGCAGGTGCGTTATTTCGTGGAGACGGCCGGGGAGGACTACGGCGCGGATTACGTGCTGTTCCCGGAGTTTTTCTCCGTGCAACTGCTCTCCGCAATGCAGCCCTACGGCTCGCGCGAGGGCATCAGGAAACTCGCCGCGCTCACGGACAGGTTCCGCGACCTGATGTCCACGCTGGCACGCGAGCAGGGGCTGCACCTCATCGCGGGATCGCACCCGGTCTTGCAGGAGGATGGCCGCCTGCAGAACGAGGCGATGGTTTTCCGCCCCGACGGGACATTCGTTTCCCAGCCCAAGCTGCACATCACGCCGAGCGAAACGACCTGGTGGGGCATCACCGGCGGCAACGAGCTGTTGGTGATCCAGACTCCGCTGGCGAAAATCGGCATCCTGATCTGCTATGACGTGGAGTTCCCCGAGGCGGCGAGGTATCTCGCCGAGCAGGGGGTGGAAATCCTTTTCGTGCCCTACTGCACGGACAACCGCCAAGGCTACCTGCGTGTCACGAAATGCGCCGCGGCTCGGGCGATCGAGAACCAGATCTATGTGGTGACGGCCGGGGTGGTCGGGAATTTGCCGGACGTCCCCGCCATGGACATCCACTACGGGCGGGCGGCGGTTTACACCCCTTCGGACTTCGAGTTCGCCCGCGATGGCATCCAGGCGGAGGCGGATCCGAACGTCGAGACGATGCTGGTGACGGATCTCGACATCAACGACCTCTACCGCTCCCGCGAGGCCGGCTCCGTCACCCCGCTCATGGACAGGCGGCGCGACCTTTTCGAGCTCAAGGTGAACCTGGGCGGGGAGGGGAAACCCCAGCCCTGAGCATCAGTCCGCCGCCTTGGGGCTGCGCGGCCAGGTGATCTTGTTCTCGTCGTTGGGCAGGGTCTTTTTCTTCCAGGCGTTCGCGAGATCCGGGCGCTGCTGGGAAAAGACGCAAAAGACATGCTCGGCGAAGCCGGATCCGGCTTCCGAGTAGATGTTGAAAGCCGTATCCAGCCCCAGGTCGCGGAGCTGCTTCACCTCGTCGTCGAATTTCCCGGTGGCGGTGACCACGCCCTCGAAGTTATGGCGTTTCAAGGTGCGGGCAGCCTGGATGTTCGAGGAATGTTTCGGCATCGCCAGCACCACCAGGTCGATGTTTTCGCGGACACGGACGCGCTCCCAGAAGTCCGAGTCCGTCGCATCCGCAAGGTGGACATTGCGGTCTGCAAGGCGGTGGATCTCCACCGCCGCCGGATCGCGGTCGAAGCCGATCACCTGGCCGGGGAAACGCGCACCGAGGCTCTGGTAGGCGGACAGCCCCATGCGACCCATGCCGAAGATGGCGATGCGTTCGCCATTGGTCCGGATGGGGAGGTCGCCGGGGTGGCGGCCCCTTGTCTCGAAGCGTTTCAGGAAATCGCTGATGGGATCGTAGAGTTCCTCCGCGCGGCGGCTCAGGGGTGAGATGAGCAGGATGCTGAACGAAAGCGCCATCGCCATCGCCACCAGCCATTCGGAGGAAAGCCAGCCCTTGCCTACGGCGAGGGCGATGACGATGAGTCCGAACTCGCTGTAGGTGGAGAGCGTGAGCCCGGCCATCCATGAGGTGCGGGCGCGGAGGCGGAAGCGGGTGAGGATCCCGAAAAACGCCAGCCCCTTGAGCGGCAGCAGGGCGATGAGGAAAAGCGCCCAAAGCAGCCCCTGGGTGGTCATCGAGCCCTCCAGCCCGATCTGGAGGAAAAATCCGACGAGCAGCAGGTCTGTGATCCCCATCAGCGACTTGCTGACTTCCTTCGCCTTCGGGTGGGAGCCGACAAGCACGCCCACGAAAAGCGCACCGAGATCCGCCTTGAGCCCGACGCTCTCAAAGCCTTTCGCACCGAGCACCAGCGCAAGGAAAAGCCCGCACAGCGTGACCATTTCGCCGTGACCCGAGCGGCCGATCAGTGCGCCCAGCCATTTCCTGCCGAAGAGCAGCGCGGCGAGCAGGGCGAGCGACCAGATGGAGGGGATCTTGCCGGTGGAGAAGGTCAGGAAAAGCACCGCCAGGATGTCCTGCATGATGAGGATGCCGATGGCGGCGCGCCCGTGCATCGCCCCCATGTCGCCGCTTTCCGTGAGGCTTTTCACCGCGAAGACGGTGCTGGAAAAACTCAGCGCGAAGGCCAGCAGGAGCGCCGTCCGCCAATCCATCCCCACAGCCTGCCCTGCGAAAGTCCCCACGCCGAGCAAGGCCAGCGCAAAGACAAGCACCACCGAGAGCGTGTGCAGGGATGTCCCGGCCCAGATCTCCGGCTGGGCGAGGGTGCGGACACGCAGCTTCACCCCGATGGTGAAGAGCATCAGGGTCACACCAAGCTCCGCGATCGTGCCGAGTGTCTCACCGTAAATGCCCGAAGGCTTGCAGCACGAAGCCGGACACCAGGAAGCCGACAAGCGGCGGCAGCCGCAGCTGTTGCGCTAGCAGCCCGAAGAAAAACGCCACGGCAAGCAGAAGTGCATCCATCCGCCGGAAGGGAAAGCCATCCGCGTGCCCATTGGGAGCATTTTTCCGGGAAAGGCCCTTTGCCAAGCCGCCCGGAGTGGCACGGCGCGGATCCGCCCCAACACGGTTCCCCTGAAAAATCCGGCGCCCATCCCCGTATCCCTAGCCCTCTGCCCTGTCGGGGCACTCCGCATCCCATGACCCCCTCCGCCCGCTTGCTTTTCCCCGCGATCCTGTTCGCGCCGGGCATTTCCCTTGCCGCCATCAATCCGGGCGAATCCGGATTCCGGGAAACGGTCGCGCCTTTCCTGGAAAAAAACTGCGTCGCCTGCCACGGCGCCGAGAAAAAGAAGGGCAAGGTCACCCTCCACGACATCCACGGAGACCTCGCCACGGGCGGGGGGCTGGATCGCTGGGAGGACGTGCTCGACATGTTGGAAAGCGGCGAGATGCCGCCGGAGGACGAGCCGCAGCCCTCCGATGGGGAGCGCGCGGCGGTGGTCGCATGGATCGAGGCCGGCCTGCGCAGCGCGACCGCAAAACCCGTGGCCGTGGAATCCGCCCCCACCGCGCGGCGGCTTACGAACTTCGAATACGGGAACACAATGGCAGACCTGCTAGGATTCCGCCTCAACCTGATCGACGACCTGCCACAGGATCCGGTCAAACCCTACGTTTCCAACAACACCGCCGAGTTCATGCTGCTCGGGCCGGAGCAGATCGACAAATACCTCGCCGCCGCCCGCCGCGCGATGGCCAGCGCGATCGTCGATGCGGAAAAGCCCGAGGTTTTCAAGACCCGCCAGGAGTGGGATGGGACGGGGGCGGAAAAGGGCTCTGGCAACGATGAGGTGGCTCTCTGGAGTCCGGGCAGCCGCGGATCGCCCGGTCTCGGCATGGGCTTGCGGGGCTTTCCGAAAACAGGCGAATTCCGCGTCCGCGTCCAGGCATCCGCGATCCTGCCGGAAGGCATCGGGGAGATGCCGCTACGGCTCGTGATGGGCTACAACCTCAACGAGAACCAGTCCACCCTGTTGATGGAGCCCATCGGCACCGCCCTGCTGCGGAATTTCCCGGACGACCCGAAGATCTTCGAGTTCACCGGGCGCATCGAGAACTTCCCGCCCAGGCCGGTGAAAGACAGGAGAACCGGTGAGGTCACCGACACGATGACGATCACCGCGCAGAACCTCTACGACGACGGGACACTCAACGATGAGAACCGCTTTCTCCACTGGCCGCGCCGGATGGAGATGCCGCGCGCGGTGGTGAGCTGGATCGAGTTCGAGGGGCCGCTGACCGGCACCTGGCCGCCGGAACACCACAGGCAGATCCTGTTCGACTCCACCCTGCGCGAGACCGATCCGGACGCCTACGTGCGGGAGGTGCTCAGGCGCTTCCTCTCTCGCGCCTTCCGCCGCCCCGCAAGCGTCGAGGAAATCGACCGCTTCGTGCAGATCTACGCACTGCTCAGGCCGGAGCTCGGGACGCTGGAAGCCACCATGCGCGAAACGCTTTCCATGGTGCTGATCACGCCTCAGTTCCTGCTGCACACCGTGGCGGACGGCAAGCTGGTCACGCAGCAATACGAACTGGCCTCCGCGCTGTCCTATTTCCTCTGGGGCAGCATGCCGGACGAAACCCTGCTGGGACTCGCCGCACAGGGGAAACTGGATGACGAGGCGGTGATCGCGGAGCAGGTGCGGCGTTTGCTCGCCGACGGGCGCTCGGAAGCTTTCGTGCGCAATTTCACGATCCAGTGGATGAGCCTTGATAAAATGAAAACCGTCCCGATCAACCGGGATCTCTTTCCGCGCTTTCTCTACTACGTCCCGGCCGGCGAGCGGGCGGGGACAGAGGAGCCATACCGCCCCACGATACGCGACCACATGACCGACGAGACGGTGCACTTCGTCGCCGAGGTCATCCGCCGCAACGCCAGTGCGCTCGACTTCGTCCATTCCGATTACGCGATGCTCAACCAGCCGCTGGCCGCCCACTACGGGGTCGAGGGAGTGGAGGGCAACTGGTTCCGCCCTGTGCCATTGAAACCGGAGCACCACCTCGGCGGCTTGCTCACCCATGGTTCCGTCCTTGTCGGCAACGGCACCGGCTCCGCCCCGCACCCGATCTACCGCGCCGTCTGGCTGCGCGAGGCCATTCTCGGCGACGAGGTCGCGCCGCCCCCCGCCGATATCCCGTCCCTCACCGATACCGCCGGCGAGTCCGCCGAGCACGCCCTGAGCATCAAGGACCTGCTCGCCCGGCACCGCACCCAGGAAAGCTGCAACGACTGCCACGCGCGCCTCGATCCGTGGGGCATCCCTTTCGAGCAATACAACGCCATCGGCCAATACCAGCCCATGGTGCCCAAGGACGGCGTCCGGGTGAGGGGTTTTCAGAAAGAGCAGGACATGGATCTCAAGGGCTACCGGGAATACCTGGATTCGATCTGCACCGTTGAGGTCGATGCCACCGCCCGCGTCCCCTACGGCCCGGAGGTCACGGACATGTCCGGCCTCAAGCAATTCCTCATCAAGGAGCGCAAGGACGATGTGGCCAGGAACGTGCTGCGCCGCCTGCTGACCTACGGCATCGGCCGCGAACTCGGGGTCCGAGATCGCTTCGCGGTTGAGAAAATTCTCACGAAATCCAAGCAAAGCGGCTACCCCATGCAGGACATGATCGTCGCGATCTGCCAAAGCCCCGTCTTCCGGGGCGCCAACCAATAAGAATACCATGAAACACAAATCCTGGCACCTGAACCGCCGCGAACTCCTCAAGGGCGGCGGCATCGCCCTCGCCCTCCCATTCCTCAACGGCATGGGCCGTGCGCTCGGCGCGACCACCGCCACAGCCGCCCGGGCCATGCCCAAGCGCATGCTGGTCAGCTACTTCGCCTACGGTGCCTACATGCCGGACAGCCCCACCGGAGTGCCCTCCGACAAACCCCACCACGATTGGAACTGGTTCCCCTGCAAGGAGGCCGGCCCGCTCACTTTCAACAAATCCTCCGCGCCCTTCGCCGGGCTCAAGGACGACATCTCCTACCTCCGCGGACTCGATCACAAGGGCGGCTGGGCCCTGGGCGGGCACAGCTCCGGAGATGTCTTCGCCACCGGCGCCGATATGGTGGGGACACAGAAAACCAACGCCATCTCCATCGACCAGGTCGCTGCCGAGGCACAGGGCCACAACACCCGCTACCCATCCCTTGTCCTCGGCACGGAGGGCGGGACCGGCTCCTACGGCAGGTCGAAGACCCTCTCGCACCGTGGCCCGGGCAGCCCCATCCCCACCCTCAACAAACCGCAGGAAATTTTCAACGGCCTTTTCAACCCATACGCCGGGAAAGGCGTCGAGCAGGTCCGCGCTGGCCTCAAGCGCGATGCCAGCATCCTCGATCTGCTCGGTGAAAACAGCCGCAGCTTCAGGAACCGCCTCGGCCACGAGGATCAGGGCAAGGTAGAGGAATACCTCGATTCCATCCGCGCCCTCGAGAAGCGCGTCGAGCGCACCAGCGAATGGACCCACCAGCCGCTCGCAAAAGTCGATACGAAAGGCCTGAACCTCGAGGTCTCCCACAAGGATCCGCAGGAATACATCCGCTGCATGTACGACCTCGTCTATCTCGCCTTCCAGACGGATTCCACCCGCTTTGCCACCCTCATGCTGGAGAGCGAAAGCTCCAATGACAGCGAGATGTGGAACTACGCCACCTACGCCCTCGGCTACAAGGGCGCCACCCACGACATCGCCCACAAGCGCCCCGACGGTTTCTCCGGCCTCTGGGACAAATGGCGCGCCGAGCAGCACGCCTATTTCCTCCAGCGCCTCCGCGACACCCCGGAAGGCGATGGCAACATGCTCGACCGCACCTGCGTCCTCTGGGGTTCCTCCCACCCGCACGCCTCCCACTCCACCCGGAACTACCCGCTCCAGCTCGCGGGCGGTAGCAAGCTCGGCTTCCGGCATGGCAACCTCCATGACTTCAGCGGCGACAAGAATGTGCCGATGTCCAACCTCTTCGTCTCCATGCTCAACGCCGTCGATGTCCCCGTGAAAAGCTTCGCCGACAGCACCGGGGAAATGACCGTCCTGCGCGCATGAAACGCCTCGCGATCGCATTCCTCGCCCTGCTCCTGCCCTCCGCCGCAGCGCCACCGCGTGTGCTCATCCTGGGGGACAGCATATACATGCAGCCTTCCCAGCAGGCGGCGAACCTGCTCAAGGGCATCGTTGAGATCGTCCGCCCAAACAACCCCGAGGCCTTCAATACCACCACAGCTCTCGCCAGCCTCGACGAATTGCTGGGCGACGGGAAATGGGATCTCATCCATTTCAACTACGGCCTCGGCGATCTCGTCCACCGCGCCCCCGGCATGAAATCCTTCCGCGTCATGCCCCGGAAAGCAGGCGGCATCCCCGCCACCGGCCCCGCCGAATACGAAGCGAAGCTCACCGCCATCGTGGAACGCCTGAAGTCCACCCGCGCAAAACTCGTTTGGGCCAGCACCACCCCCATCCGCGGCGGCTCGAACGGCCTCTACGAACCCGGCTCAGAGGTCGCCTATAACGCCATCGCCGCCAAGGTCATGGCCGCACACTCCATCCCGGTGAACGACATGCACGCCTCGGTCTCCGCGATGCTCGACAAGGAAAAGCAGGCAGCCCCCGCCGATCCGTACAGCCTCGGGAAAAACGTTTCCATCCACCCGCCGCTCGTCAGAGCCATCTGTCTTTCGCTCGCCCTGCCCATCCCGCCCGGCGCGGACACCCGGCCGGAGCCGCTCGGCAGGCGCTGAAGATCCCGGGCTGGGGAAGGCGCGGCGGGCAGCCAGGGCTGGCGCCGCGCCAGCAGAGTCCTAGTAGGATCCCGCGGGTGGGGGCGCCTGGATCGATCCGTTTTCGATTTGCGCGGCAACCCCGATGCCGGACATTACCTGGCCGACGATTGCAAGGACGATGCAGGCGCTCCAGATCATCATGATCTTCTTGGTGCCGAGGGTGCCGGTTTTCATCCAGCCCCAGATGAACGCCCACAGGCTGCAGAGAATCCCGAGGATTCCGATCAGCGGCTTTTCGTTTTGGAACATCTTGATGAGAACCATGATCCAGCAAACGATAGCGCCGATGACCGCTACGGCGAGCAAGGCGAAGCCCAGGATTATGAGGAGTTGTGACATGATGGTGGTTTCGTTTTGGTTTGATAAGTCTGGAAACGGAAAAACCTTTTCCGTTTCCACCGTCTCATTACCAGAGTCCGGACCATCGGGTCAAGCCATAGATCGCCAGCCCTCCGCCAAACCATGCCGCCCAGCGCGTCCGTTCCTCGAAACGCCCGAGCTTTCCCACAAAAACCCCGCGCCACGGTTGCGGCAGCGCCACCCCGAAGCCAACCACCGCCCAGAACACCGCAAACACCGGGCCGAAGGGATTCAGGCGCCAGACATCCGCGAAGTCACCCCGCAGGAAGGCAAAGCATGAGCGTGTCATCCCGCAGCCCGGGCAGGGCTTTCCGGTCAGTTGCAGGAAGGGGCAGGGCAGCGGATTCCACCCGAGGGCGGCGATCAGGAAATAGAGCAGCCCGCCACCGAGCATGGCCAGCCCCAGCCGCCGCTCCCGCACCAGGTGCGCCGCGAGTTCCCAGCGGCCACCGCCCGTTTCCGATTTGTCAGGGCTGCCAGCCATTCCGTTTGGATTGTTTCCCCCCCCCGCCTGCTCAATCCTTCCGCGTAAGCTCCACAAAGACATCCTCCAGCGTGGCCTCGTGGCGGAAGAGGGAGCGCAGCGGCCAGTTGTTGTGCGCGGCGATGGTTGAAATGGATTGGCGGGTGTCCGTGCCGGAATCCGACCAGAGGGTGCAGCGGATCCAGCCGTCCCCGAGTTCCTCGGCGGTGACCTTTTTCACGTTGGGCAGATCCGAGAGGATAGGCAGGGCGGTCTCGGCGGCGGCTTCCAGCTCCACC comes from Akkermansiaceae bacterium and encodes:
- a CDS encoding DUF1552 domain-containing protein, with product MKHKSWHLNRRELLKGGGIALALPFLNGMGRALGATTATAARAMPKRMLVSYFAYGAYMPDSPTGVPSDKPHHDWNWFPCKEAGPLTFNKSSAPFAGLKDDISYLRGLDHKGGWALGGHSSGDVFATGADMVGTQKTNAISIDQVAAEAQGHNTRYPSLVLGTEGGTGSYGRSKTLSHRGPGSPIPTLNKPQEIFNGLFNPYAGKGVEQVRAGLKRDASILDLLGENSRSFRNRLGHEDQGKVEEYLDSIRALEKRVERTSEWTHQPLAKVDTKGLNLEVSHKDPQEYIRCMYDLVYLAFQTDSTRFATLMLESESSNDSEMWNYATYALGYKGATHDIAHKRPDGFSGLWDKWRAEQHAYFLQRLRDTPEGDGNMLDRTCVLWGSSHPHASHSTRNYPLQLAGGSKLGFRHGNLHDFSGDKNVPMSNLFVSMLNAVDVPVKSFADSTGEMTVLRA
- a CDS encoding SGNH/GDSL hydrolase family protein: MKRLAIAFLALLLPSAAAPPRVLILGDSIYMQPSQQAANLLKGIVEIVRPNNPEAFNTTTALASLDELLGDGKWDLIHFNYGLGDLVHRAPGMKSFRVMPRKAGGIPATGPAEYEAKLTAIVERLKSTRAKLVWASTTPIRGGSNGLYEPGSEVAYNAIAAKVMAAHSIPVNDMHASVSAMLDKEKQAAPADPYSLGKNVSIHPPLVRAICLSLALPIPPGADTRPEPLGRR
- a CDS encoding cation:proton antiporter; this translates as MLFTIGVKLRVRTLAQPEIWAGTSLHTLSVVLVFALALLGVGTFAGQAVGMDWRTALLLAFALSFSSTVFAVKSLTESGDMGAMHGRAAIGILIMQDILAVLFLTFSTGKIPSIWSLALLAALLFGRKWLGALIGRSGHGEMVTLCGLFLALVLGAKGFESVGLKADLGALFVGVLVGSHPKAKEVSKSLMGITDLLLVGFFLQIGLEGSMTTQGLLWALFLIALLPLKGLAFFGILTRFRLRARTSWMAGLTLSTYSEFGLIVIALAVGKGWLSSEWLVAMAMALSFSILLISPLSRRAEELYDPISDFLKRFETRGRHPGDLPIRTNGERIAIFGMGRMGLSAYQSLGARFPGQVIGFDRDPAAVEIHRLADRNVHLADATDSDFWERVRVRENIDLVVLAMPKHSSNIQAARTLKRHNFEGVVTATGKFDDEVKQLRDLGLDTAFNIYSEAGSGFAEHVFCVFSQQRPDLANAWKKKTLPNDENKITWPRSPKAAD
- a CDS encoding DUF2752 domain-containing protein; translation: MAGSPDKSETGGGRWELAAHLVRERRLGLAMLGGGLLYFLIAALGWNPLPCPFLQLTGKPCPGCGMTRSCFAFLRGDFADVWRLNPFGPVFAVFWAVVGFGVALPQPWRGVFVGKLGRFEERTRWAAWFGGGLAIYGLTRWSGLW
- a CDS encoding DUF1592 domain-containing protein, which produces MTPSARLLFPAILFAPGISLAAINPGESGFRETVAPFLEKNCVACHGAEKKKGKVTLHDIHGDLATGGGLDRWEDVLDMLESGEMPPEDEPQPSDGERAAVVAWIEAGLRSATAKPVAVESAPTARRLTNFEYGNTMADLLGFRLNLIDDLPQDPVKPYVSNNTAEFMLLGPEQIDKYLAAARRAMASAIVDAEKPEVFKTRQEWDGTGAEKGSGNDEVALWSPGSRGSPGLGMGLRGFPKTGEFRVRVQASAILPEGIGEMPLRLVMGYNLNENQSTLLMEPIGTALLRNFPDDPKIFEFTGRIENFPPRPVKDRRTGEVTDTMTITAQNLYDDGTLNDENRFLHWPRRMEMPRAVVSWIEFEGPLTGTWPPEHHRQILFDSTLRETDPDAYVREVLRRFLSRAFRRPASVEEIDRFVQIYALLRPELGTLEATMRETLSMVLITPQFLLHTVADGKLVTQQYELASALSYFLWGSMPDETLLGLAAQGKLDDEAVIAEQVRRLLADGRSEAFVRNFTIQWMSLDKMKTVPINRDLFPRFLYYVPAGERAGTEEPYRPTIRDHMTDETVHFVAEVIRRNASALDFVHSDYAMLNQPLAAHYGVEGVEGNWFRPVPLKPEHHLGGLLTHGSVLVGNGTGSAPHPIYRAVWLREAILGDEVAPPPADIPSLTDTAGESAEHALSIKDLLARHRTQESCNDCHARLDPWGIPFEQYNAIGQYQPMVPKDGVRVRGFQKEQDMDLKGYREYLDSICTVEVDATARVPYGPEVTDMSGLKQFLIKERKDDVARNVLRRLLTYGIGRELGVRDRFAVEKILTKSKQSGYPMQDMIVAICQSPVFRGANQ
- a CDS encoding GNAT family N-acetyltransferase translates to MDMREYEIRGAKYVARTPREEDFAAMIALHERCFPGMMEEDEAWREDQLRSQLQVFADGQVVMERDGEIIAASASLIVTLGLDPLRRHTYYGITDDGYFFNHDPQGDTLYGAEIYVDPSERGQGIGAVMYAIRRELCKRLNLRRILAGGRLSNYENFSDRYTPEEYVYAVQDGLAKDPVLGFQLKEGFVVRDVMPNYIRDPKSRNYASLIEWLNPDYQRSEGEDRKVRVACVQYQMRRISDFDEFAAQVRYFVETAGEDYGADYVLFPEFFSVQLLSAMQPYGSREGIRKLAALTDRFRDLMSTLAREQGLHLIAGSHPVLQEDGRLQNEAMVFRPDGTFVSQPKLHITPSETTWWGITGGNELLVIQTPLAKIGILICYDVEFPEAARYLAEQGVEILFVPYCTDNRQGYLRVTKCAAARAIENQIYVVTAGVVGNLPDVPAMDIHYGRAAVYTPSDFEFARDGIQAEADPNVETMLVTDLDINDLYRSREAGSVTPLMDRRRDLFELKVNLGGEGKPQP